One Mugil cephalus isolate CIBA_MC_2020 chromosome 8, CIBA_Mcephalus_1.1, whole genome shotgun sequence genomic window carries:
- the ppp2r2aa gene encoding serine/threonine-protein phosphatase 2A 55 kDa regulatory subunit B alpha isoform, which yields MAGPGGGSSDVQWCFSQVKGAIDDDVAEADIISTVEFNHSGELLATGDKGGRVVIFQQEPESKNQPQCRGEYNVYSTFQSHEPEFDYLKSLEIEEKINKIRWLPQKNAAQFLLSTNDKTIKLWKISERDKRPEGYNLKEEDGRYRDLNTVTTLRVPVFRPMDLMVEASPRRVFANAHTYHINSISVNSDCETYLSADDLRINLWHLEITDRSFNIVDIKPANMEELTEVITAAEFHPNQCNTFVYSSSKGTIRLCDMRASALCDKHAKLFEEPDDPNNRSFFSEIISSISDVKFSHSGRYMMTRDYLSVKIWDLNMEARPVETYQVHEYLRSKLCSLYENDCIFDKFECCWNGNDSVVMTGSYNNFFRMFDRGYRQDVTLEASRENSKLRSVLKPRKVSTGGKRKKDEISVDSLDFNKKILHTAWHPLDNIIAVATTNNLYIFQEKLN from the exons ATGGCAG ggCCCGGTGGTGGGAGCAGCGACGTGCAGTGGTGCTTCTCCCAAGTCAAAGGAGCCATAGACGACGATGTCGCCGAAG CTGATATCATATCTACTGTTGAATTCAACCACTCTGGGGAACTGCTTGCCACTGGGGATAAAGGGGGTCGTGTTGTCATCTTTCAGCAGGAGCCAGAG AGTAAGAATCAGCCACAGTGCAGAGGAGAGTACAATGTTTACAGCACCTTCCAGAGCCACGAGCCGGAGTTTGACTACCTGAAGAGTCTTGAGATCGAGGAGAAGATCAACAAAATTCGATGGTTGCCTCAGAAGAATGCGGCGCAGTTCCTTTTGTCAACAAATG ACAAAACCATAAAGCTGTGGAAAATCAGTGAGCGAGACAAGAGACCAGAGGGCTACAATTTGAAGGAAGAAGACGGGCGATACAGAGATCTCAATACTGTCACGACACTACGG GTACCAGTGTTCAGGCCCATGGACTTGATGGTGGAAGCCAGTCCGAGACGAGTGTTTGCGAACGCTCACACCTACCATATCAATTCCATCTCAGTCAACAGTGACTGTGAGACCTACCTGTCTGCAGATGACCTGCGCATTAACCTCTGGCATCTGGAGATCACTGATCGCAGCTTTA ATATTGTTGACATTAAGCCAGCCAATATGGAGGAGCTGACCGAGGTTATCACAGCCGCAGAGTTCCACCCCAACCAGTGCAACACTTTTgtctacagcagcagcaaaggcaCCATCCGCTTGTGTGACATGAGGGCATCAGCACTGTGTGACAAGCACGCCAAAT tgttcGAAGAGCCAGATGATCCAAACAATCGGTCGTTCTTTTCTGAAATCATCTCATCCATCTCTGATGTGAAGTTCAGCCATAGTGGACGCTACATGATGACTCGTGACTACCTGTCTGTCAAAATCTGGGATCTCAACATGGAGGCCCGACCGGTCGAGACATATCAG GTGCACGAATATCTCAGAAGTAAGTTGTGTTCACTTTATGAGAACGATTGCATCTTCGACAAGTTTGAATGCTGCTGGAACGGGAATGACAG CGTCGTGATGACAGGTTCCTACAACAACTTCTTCCGGATGTTTGACAGAGGCTATCGGCAGGACGTGACCCTTGAGGCCTCACGGGAAAACAGCAAGTTGCGCTCGGTCCTGAAACCTCGTAAAGTAAGCACGGGTGGGAAACGCAAAAAGGATGAGATCAGTGTAGACAGTCTGGACTTTAACAAGAAGATCCTCCACACTGCCTGGCATCCTCTGGACAACATCATAGCCGTGGCCACCACCAACAATCTGTACATATTCCAGGAAAAGCTGAACTAG
- the vps33a gene encoding vacuolar protein sorting-associated protein 33A, translating into MAAHLSYGRVNLNILREAARKELREFLDKCAGSKAIVWDEYLTGPFGLIAQYSLLKEHEVEKMFTLKSGRLPPADVKNIIFFVRPRLELMDIIAENVISEDKMHSSRDFHILFVPRRSMLCEQRLKEQGVLGSFMNIDEYILDLIPYDGDLLSMEYESAFRECYLENDQTSLYHTAKGLMTLQALYGTIPQIYGKGDCARHVANMMLRMKREFAGTQNQILPVFDTLLLLDRNVDLLTPLATQLTYEGLIDEIYGINNGYVKLPPEKFAQKKQGEGSKDLPTEPKKLQLNSAEELYAEIRDKNFNAVGAALSKKAKIISAAFEERHNAKTVGEIKQFVSQLPHMQAARSSLANHTSIAELIKDITTSEAFFDNLTVEQEFMTGVDTDKVNTYIEDCIAQKDPLIKILRLVCMQSVCNNGLKQKVLDYYKREILQTYGYEHILTLNNLEKGGLLKPQTGSRNNYPTIRKTLKLWMEDANEQNPNDISYVYSGYAPLSIRLTQVLARPGWRSIEEVLKMLPGPHFEERQQLPSGLHKKRQQGENRTTLVFFLGGVTYAEIAALRFLSQMEDSGMEYIIATTKLVNGTTWIKSLMDRPESQTA; encoded by the exons GAACATGAAGTTGAAAAGATGTTCACGCTCAAGAGCGGCCGGCTCCCCCCCGCTGACGTCAAGAACATCATCTTCTTCGTTCGTCCCAGATTAGAGCTTATGGACATCATTGCTGAAAACGTAatcag TGAGGATAAGATGCACTCATCACGTGACTTCCACATCTTGTTTGTGCCTCGGCGGAGCATGCTGTGTGAGCAGCGGCTGAAGGAACAGGGCGTGCTGGGATCTTTCATGAACATCGACGAGTATATCCTGGACCTGATTCCTTATGATGGCGACCTGCTCTCCATGGAGTACGAGAGCGCTTTTAGG GAGTGCTATCTGGAAAATGACCAAACAAGCCTGTACCACACAGCCAAAGGCCTCATGACCTTACAGGCGCTGTATGGCACCATTCCACAAATATACGGAAAAGGAGATTGCGCACGG CATGTTGCCAACATGATGTTGAGGATGAAGAGGGAGTTTGCGGGCACCCAGAACCAGATTCTGCCTGTGTTCGACACTCTTCTCCTCCTGGACCGTAATGTCGACCTGCTCACTCCTCTGGCCACGCAGCTCACCTACGAGGGCCTCATTGACGAGATATATGGAATCAACAATG GTTATGTCAAGCTGCCTCCTGAGAAGTTTGCGCAGAAGAAGCAAGGTGAAGGGAGTAAAGATTTGCCCACCGAGCCcaagaagctgcagctgaactCAGCAGAAGAACTGTACGCAGAAATCCGCGACAAAAACTTCAACGCTGTCGGTGCGGCGCTCAGCAAGAAGGCCAAAATTATATCGGCCGCCTTCGAG gaaCGCCATAACGCCAAAACAGTGGGAGAAATAAAGCAGTTTGTGTCTCAGCTGCCTCACATGCAGGCAGCACGAAGCTCGTTGGCTAACCACACTTCTATAGCTGAGCTGATCAAAGATATAACAA CATCTGAGGCCTTCTTTGACAATCTAACAGTGGAGCAGGAGTTTATGACCGGCGTCGACACGGACAAG GTGAACAcgtacatagaagactgcatcGCTCAGAAAGATCCGCTGATCAAGATTCTGCGTCTGGTGTGTATGCAGTCGGTGTGCAACAACGGCCTCAAGCAGAAGGTGTTAGACTACTACAAGAGGGAGATTCTCCAG aCCTATGGCTATGAGCACATACTAACGCTGAACAACCTGGAGAAGGGGGGACTTCTAAAGCCACAGACAGGCTCAAGAAATAACTACCCCACTATCAGAAAAACCCTCAAACTGTGGATGGAAGACGCCAACGAGCAG AACCCCAACGACATCTCATACGTGTACAGCGGCTACGCCCCGCTGAGCATCCGACTGACTCAGGTCTTGGCGAGACCCGGGTGGCGCAGCATCGAAGAGGTCCTGAAGATGCTTCCCGGGCCACACTTTGAGGAGAGACAACAGCTTCCCTCCGGGCTCCATAAGAAAC GGCAGCAGGGGGAGAATCGGACGACGCTGGTGTTCTTCCTCGGTGGAGTGACGTACGCAGAGATAGCCGCTCTCCGTTTCCTCTCTCAGATGGAAGACAGCGGGATGGAGTACATTATAGCCACCACGAAACTCGTAAATGGTACAACTTGGATCAAATCCCTCATGGACAGACCCGAATCCCAGACGGCCTGA